The sequence below is a genomic window from Thermus filiformis.
AGGCCCTGCTGCGCAACCTCCTGGTCAAGGGCTGGACCGAGGGCCTCCTAAGGCGGATCCTCCCCGGGCCCTACGACCTTTACGACCTCCTGGGCCACCTGGCCTACGGCTGGCCCCTCGTGACCCGAAAGGAGCGGGCCCGCTCCTGCCCGCCTTCCCCCCTTCTGGAGCGGTACCTGGAGGAGGGCCTCCTCTCTGAGGAGCTGGACCTCCTGGCGGACTGCCTCTATTCTTAGGAAGAAGAGAACACCGAAGGGGGCCCATGTCATGGGGGCAGTTGTTTTGTGGTATCGTGTGTCAGGGCGAGGATGCTTAAGGCCTTCAAGTACCGCCTGTACCCGACTAAGCCCCAGGCCCGTGACCTGGAGCGCACCCTTGAGCTTTGCCGTCAGCTGTACAACGCGGCCTTGCAGGAGCGTAGAGAGGCTTATCGCAAGGCGGGCAAGACGGTGGGCTTCTACGAGCAGAAGCGCCACTTGCCTGAGATACGGGCCGAGCTACCCGAGTACAAAAGCGTCCACTCCCAGGTGCTCCAGAACGTGGTGGAGCGGGTGGACAGGGCCTTCCGAGGATTCTTCCGGCGGGTAAAGGAAGGAAAGAAGCCTGGGTATCCGAGATTTAAAGGCAAGAACCGCTACGACAGTTTCACCTTTCCCCAGGCGGGCACCACCGGGGTGAAACTCCAGGAGAGCGGTAAGCGGGTCCTTCTCTACGGCATCGGCTCGGTGAAGGTGAAGCTCCACCGCCCCTTGGAAGGCAGGATAAAGACCGCTACGGTCAAGCGGGAAGGGGAGCACTGGTACATCGTTTTCACCTGCGAGGTGGAGCCCAAGCCGCTTCCCAAGAACGAAAACGCCGTCGGAATAGACCTCGGTACCAACCCCAACTTCCTCATCACGTCCGACGGGGAGATGGTCCAGGCCCCCCGGTACTTCCAGAAGGCGCAAGACAAACTTGCTGCCGCACAACGCAACCTCGCCCGCAAGAAGCGGGGTAGCAACCGCTACAAGCAAGCCAGAAGGCGGGTGGCCAAACTGCACCGCAAGATCGCCAATCAGCGCAAGGACTTTCACCACAAGCTGGCCAAAAAGCTTGTAAACCGCTATGGGACCATCGTCCACGAAGACCTGAACGTCCTCGGACTGGCCCGTTCCCATACCGCCAAGGGGATACACGACGCGGGCTGGGCTCAGTTCTTGCAGATCCTCGCCTACAAAGCGGCGGAGGCTGGTAGGCGGGTTGTGAAGGTAGACCCTAGGTACACGAGCCAGGACTGCCCGGTGTGCGGCCACAGGGAGAAGCGCCCCCTTTGGGTGCGAGAGTACACCTGCTCCCGATGCGGGGTGCTCCTCCACAGGGACGTGGCGGCGGCGCAGAACATCCTGGCGCGGGCTTGGACGGAGCCTTCGGGGACGGGAACGGTTCTTACTGTTTCCGTGGGCCCGAGAAGCCCCGGTATTTAGAGCGGGGAGTCGTCACAGGGTGCGCGTTCAGGAAGTACAAGACCCCAAGGCCTGGAACGAGGCGGTCTCCGCCTTCCCCATCACCAGTGCCCTGCAGTCCTGGGGCTGGGGCGAGGTGAAGCGGCTTTCCGGCTGGAGGCCGGTGCGGGTCCTGGTCCTGGAGGGCTCGGAGGCGGTGGCCGCCGCCCAGGTCCTCCTCCGCCCCCTCCCCGGCACCCCCTTCGCCCTGGCCTACGCCCCCCGCGGCCCCGCCCTGGGGCGGCTTTCCGACCTGCCCAGGGTGGCCCGGGCCCTGGGGGGGTTTGGGGGGGTCTACCTCCACCTCGAGCCCGAGGTGGGGCTCCCCTCGGAGGAGCCGCCCCCCGCCTTTTCGGGCCTATTTCCGGCCGAGCCCATCCAACCCGGCTACACCCTCTGGCTGGACCTGACCCGGGGGGAGGAGGCCCTCCTTCGGGGCATGAAGGAGATGCACCGGAGGAACGCCCGGCTGGCCCTCAAAAGGACCCAGGTCTTCGTGGAGGGGGAGGAGGCCTTCTCGGAGTTCTTCCGCCTCTTTGAGGAGACCAACCGAAGGGCCCGGCTCCTCCAGCACTCCGAGGACTACTACCGGGCGGTCCTGAAGGAGATGAACCAGCCCCTGGGGGAGGCCTTTTTGGTCGTGGCCCGCAAGGAGGGGGAGGCGCTGGCGGCGGGGCTCTTCGTGGGCTTCGCGGGGAAGGTGGACTACCTCTACGGGGGCTCGAGCCGGGCCCACCCCGAGGCCAAGGCCCCCATGGGGATGCACATGGGGGCCATCCGCTACGCCCTGGAGCGGGGGTACCGGATCTACGACCTCTGGGGGGTTCCGAGGCGGCCCGAGGGGAGCCACGCCGAGGGGATCCACCGCTTCAAGGAGGGGTTCGGGGGGAGCCGGGTCCAGTTCCCCGCCTACGCCCTTCCCACCTCCTGGCTCTACCACCCGGTGAAGGCCCTCCTCCGCCTGCGGAAGACCTGGGTCAACCTGCGGGTGCGGGGGAACCCTAGGGACGTCTTGGGCTGAGGCTTCACGCTTCTTATCTCCTGCCTGGCTATGGTGGACCCCGTGGCTCGAGCCCTTCTCGGCCTTCTCCTTCTCCTCCTCGCCTCCTTCCTCCTCACGCGGAAGCCCCTGGAGGCCCCTTCCCGCCCCCAGGGGGTGCGGCTTTACGGGGTGGAGCTCGCCCTCTACCCCCAGGAAAAGGGGGTGGAGTGGCGCTTCCAGGCGGAGGAGCTTAGGCAGGAGGGGCGGGAGGTGCGGGTCTACCGCTTGCGGGAGGCGGGCCG
It includes:
- a CDS encoding RNA-guided endonuclease InsQ/TnpB family protein, whose amino-acid sequence is MLKAFKYRLYPTKPQARDLERTLELCRQLYNAALQERREAYRKAGKTVGFYEQKRHLPEIRAELPEYKSVHSQVLQNVVERVDRAFRGFFRRVKEGKKPGYPRFKGKNRYDSFTFPQAGTTGVKLQESGKRVLLYGIGSVKVKLHRPLEGRIKTATVKREGEHWYIVFTCEVEPKPLPKNENAVGIDLGTNPNFLITSDGEMVQAPRYFQKAQDKLAAAQRNLARKKRGSNRYKQARRRVAKLHRKIANQRKDFHHKLAKKLVNRYGTIVHEDLNVLGLARSHTAKGIHDAGWAQFLQILAYKAAEAGRRVVKVDPRYTSQDCPVCGHREKRPLWVREYTCSRCGVLLHRDVAAAQNILARAWTEPSGTGTVLTVSVGPRSPGI
- a CDS encoding lipid II:glycine glycyltransferase FemX — its product is MRVQEVQDPKAWNEAVSAFPITSALQSWGWGEVKRLSGWRPVRVLVLEGSEAVAAAQVLLRPLPGTPFALAYAPRGPALGRLSDLPRVARALGGFGGVYLHLEPEVGLPSEEPPPAFSGLFPAEPIQPGYTLWLDLTRGEEALLRGMKEMHRRNARLALKRTQVFVEGEEAFSEFFRLFEETNRRARLLQHSEDYYRAVLKEMNQPLGEAFLVVARKEGEALAAGLFVGFAGKVDYLYGGSSRAHPEAKAPMGMHMGAIRYALERGYRIYDLWGVPRRPEGSHAEGIHRFKEGFGGSRVQFPAYALPTSWLYHPVKALLRLRKTWVNLRVRGNPRDVLG